In Aspergillus oryzae RIB40 DNA, chromosome 6, one genomic interval encodes:
- a CDS encoding putative thiamine pyrophosphate enzyme (thiamine pyrophosphate-requiring enzymes [acetolactate synthase, pyruvate dehydrogenase (cytochrome), glyoxylate carboligase, phosphonopyruvate decarboxylase]) encodes MYVHYACLTHNRGSDHPAMLEAMIKAKQDITENSSKFPTIITCPSELVALSAALGYAQVTGIPQCVIVHVDCGTLAMGQSIHNASVGRVPVLCFAGLSPFTQNGELLGSRTEFIHWLQDVPDQAAILRQYCRYSGEIKTGRNIKEMVYRALHFAMSDSKGPVYLTAAREVLEEAIPWGGDTQSNCSQRIARIRSDVLCKALFGLLLTASEVELIGSTLINAKKPLVIAGYLGRNPQAPPLLAELCDKLPISVLESVGSDMSMRTDHEAYLGVTITTHPAVCEADVILILDCDVPWIPTAGKPQKGRRLAPKLSTTVFHLDVDPLKQQMPLFSINATRRLKVSCEIALRQLNAYIDKQGIEKTNYATAFEARANRYLRRKENLRALESPSQDGAIRVPYLASRLRHHLPEDTVYLVEAVSNAGLIIQHLNLTQVFYLPDYPIPVNTALARNTRRKRRRWPRVGRRSGIRCQAGQARRIHLCNVSIDDHTVISISVYWIARRYDLPFLLVVLNNGGWNAPKVSALLVHQDGLSSKSNRREYGLDLNISFEPSPDYPGIATAAGTAWGITVKEQEKLDSAIQEAANVVRGGRCAVIEVS; translated from the exons ACATAACAGAAAATTCGTCCAAATTCCCGACGATAATCACTTGTCCCTCAGAATTAGTCGCCCTGTCAGCTGCTCTAGGGTATGCTCAGGTCACGGGAATTCCG CAATGTGTCATTGTGCACGTGGACTGTGGTACTCTCGCTATGGGACAATCCATCCATAACGCCTCAGTGGGCAGGGTGCCTGTTTTATGTTTTGCTGGACTAAGCCCCTTCACCCAGAATGGCGAGCTTCTCGGCTCAAGGACGGA GTTCATTCATTGGTTGCAAGATGTGCCCGACCAGGCGGCAATTCTTCGGCAGTATTGCAGGTACTCTGGTGAGATCAAGACTGGCCGTAATATCAAAGAGATGGTCTATAGAGCTTTGCATTTTGCAATGTCCGACTCCAAGGGACCAGTATATCTTACGGCAGCGAGAGAGGTCCTCGAAGAA GCGATTCCTTGGGGAGGAGATACTCAGTCCAATTGTTCCCAGCGCATTGCCCGAATCAGGTCAGACGTACTTTGTAAAGCCCTGTTTGGACTATTGCTGACGGCATCAGAGGTTGAATTGATTGGAAGCACGCTCATAAACGCCAAGAAACCACTTGTTATCGCAGGGTATCTCGGTCGTAATCCGCAAGCGCCACCATTGTTAGCAGAGCTTTGCGACAAGCTACCAATAAGCGTTCTTGAGTCAGTTGGGTCCGACATGTCCATGCGTACAGATCATGAAGCCTATCTTGGTGTTACCATTACCACACACCCGGCGGTCTGCGAGGCGGATGTAATCTTGATCCTGGACTGCGACGTACCTTGGATTCCTACTGCTGGAAAACCACAGAAGGGTAGGAGACTCGCGCCCAAGCTCA GCACGACAGTCTTTCACCTTGATGTCGATCCCCTGAAGCAACAAATGCCAC TATTCTCGATCAACGCAACCCGCAGGCTGAAAGTTAGTTGTGAGATTGCACTCCGGCAACTAAACGCCTATATCGATAAGCAAGGCATTGAAAAGACGAATTATGCTACGGCATTCGAGGCACGCGCGAATCGTTACTTGCGCCGGAAAGAGAATCTACGAGCCTTGGAGTCTCCTTCACAGGACGGCGCGATCCGTGTTCCATACCTCGCCTCCAGACTGCGACACCACCTTCCGGAAGATACTGTTTACCTTGTTGAAGCCGTCAGCAACGCAGGTCTAATCATTCAGCACCTTAACTTGACACAGGTATTTTACCTGCCTGATTATCCGATACCCGTTAACACAGCTTTAGCCAGGAACACTCGTCGGAAGCGGCGCCGGTGGCCTCGGGTGGGGAGGCGGAGCGGCATTAGGTGTCAAGCTGGCCAAGCCCGGCGCATTCATCTGTGCAATGTGAGTATTGATGATCACACCGTGATATCAATA AGTGTCTACTGGATTGCTAGGCGGTATGATCTCCCATTTCTCCTAGTTGTGCTAAACAATGGAGGATGGAACGCACCCAAGGTGTCCGCATTGCTTGTGCACCAGGATGGGTTGTCTTCAAAGTCGAATAGGCGAG AGTATGGCTTAGATCTTAATATATCATTCGAGCCATCACCTGATTACCCAGGGATTGCCACTGCGGCGGGTACGGCTTGGGGTATTACAgtgaaagaacaagaaaagctAGACTCAGCTATTCAAGAAGCTGCCAATGTAGTCCGAGGAGGCAGATGTGCAGTCATTGAAGTTTCGTAA
- a CDS encoding putative catechol dioxygenase (protocatechuate 3,4-dioxygenase beta subunit), with the protein MPSNRQFDPNFTPYVINSMGPKTPERTRVLLGALIKHIHDFAREVELTPAEWMLGVEFINSIGKISTPIRNECHRICDVIGLESLVDEIANKIVTEDGVSPTSNVILGPFWSPNAPFRELGDSIIQDPNPNGKVTYMHGVLRDMETGKPIEGAVLDIWQASANGQYDFQDPNQTENNLRGKFRSNEKGEFWWYCYHPTPYSLPTDGPAGVLLNLMDRSPMRPAHIHLMITHPDYATVINQIYPSDDPHLDIDSVFAVKDDLVVDFKPKTDDPKASLDLEYNVKLALKKHHPNPNSAPPVSSFERFNKGQNKL; encoded by the exons ATGCCTTCCAACCGCCAGTTCGACCCCAACTTCACTCCCTATGTGATCAACTCCATGGGACCCAAGACCCCCGAGCGCACTCGTGTGCTCCTGGGCGCTCTCATCAAGCACATCCACGATTTCGCCCGCGAGGTCGAGCTCACCCCCGCCGAATGGATGCTTGGTGTCGAGTTCATCAACTCCATCGGCAAGATCAGCACTCCCATCCGGAACGAGTGCCACCGTATCTGCGACGTGATCGGTCTGGAATC CCTTGTCGATGAGATCGCCAACAAGATCGTCACCGAAGACGGTGTCTCCCCCACCTCCAACGTCATCCTCGGTCCCTTCTGGTCCCCCAACGCTCCCTTCCGCGAGCTCGGCGACAGCATCATCCAGGACCCCAACCCTAACGGCAAGGTCACCTACATGCACGGTGTCCTCAGGGACATGGAGACCGGCAAGCCCATCGAGGGCGCCGTCCTCGACATCTGGCAAGCTTCCGCCAACGGCCAGTACGACTTCCAGGACCCCAACCAGACCGAGAACAACCTGCGCGGCAAGTTCCGCTCCAACGAGAAGGGCGAGTTCTGGTGGTACTGCTACCACCCCACCCCTTACTCCCTGCCCACCGACGGCCCCGCCGGTGTGCTCCTCAACCTCATGGACCGCTCCCCCATGCGTCCCGCTCACATCCATCTCATGATCACCCACCCCGACTACGCCACCGTTATCAACCAGATCTACCCCAGCGACGACCCTCATCTGGACATCGACTCCGTCTTCGCCGTCAAGGACGACCTTGTTGTGGACTTCAAGCCCAAGACTGATGACCCCAAGGCCAGCCTCGACCTCGAGTACAACGTCAAGCTGGCCCTCAAGAAGcaccaccccaaccccaactccGCTCCCCCTGTGTCCTCCTTCGAGCGCTTCAACAAGGGCCAGAACAAGCTGTAA